One Euwallacea fornicatus isolate EFF26 chromosome 14, ASM4011564v1, whole genome shotgun sequence genomic region harbors:
- the Osi8 gene encoding uncharacterized protein Osi8 — MFVKYAFFGFLLSVGVLARSATFADQNTIDGNNGSPRASDSYSYLNDFKYMYKVYQECASQDLTPCLKLKLLAAMDRATRSYNLNLIDGITFVKDPNAPAEQEGPKTEAEIEASLPRSLNEKDGALTGLLLGKAASFLGSHTLQIKLPSASDIARSFGEDEEGRGKKGGKKGGAMMLLPLILGGTLVPLALGALALLAGKALIVSKLALVLAGIIGLKKLLSGQSGHHESGHVEVVSAGGHHGSGWGRSYDTEEANRLAYQAYEPKKER, encoded by the exons ATGTTCGTCAAGTACGCGTTCTTCGGGTTCCTGTTATCCGTGGGTGTCTTAGCTAGATCTGCCACTTTCGCGGATCAGAACACCATCGATGGCAATAATGGTTCTCCACGTGCCTCTGACTCATACTCATACCTAAACGACTTCAAATATATGTACAAAGTGTACCAGGAATGTGCCTCCCAGGACCTTACACCCTGTTTGAAGCTCAAACTATTGGCAGCTATGGATAGAGCTACGAGGAGCTACAACCTGAACCTCATCGATGGAATCACCTTTGTCAAGGACCCCAATGCACCTGCAGAGCAGGAAGGCCCTAAGACTGAGGCTGAGATTGAGGCCAGTCTTCCAAGATCTCTCAATGAGAAGGATGGGGCTTTGACTGGACTTCTTCTTGGGAAAGCTGCTTCGTTTTTGGGATCCCATACCTTGCAG ataaaattacCTTCTGCCTCAGACATAGCTCGCAGCTTCGGCGAAGATGAAGAAGGTAGAGGTAAAAAGGGCGGCAAGAAGGGCGGTGCCATGATGCTGCTTCCCCTGATTCTCGGTGGCACCTTAGTGCCACTGGCATTGGGAGCCCTGGCCCTTTTGGCGGGAAAAGCTCTGATTGTGTCCAAACTGGCTCTGGTTCTTGCGGGAATTATCGGGCTCAAGAAACTGCTTTCGGGACAGTCGGGACATCACGAGTCTGGCCACGTCGAAGTTGTGTCAGCAGGAGGACACCATGGGTCCGGCTGGGGCAGATCATACGACACGGAGGAGGCGAACAGATTAGCGTACCAAGCCTATGAGCCCAAAAAAGAACGATGA
- the LOC136343366 gene encoding uncharacterized protein: MGRNILLLALAVLAYLTSALAGDAGEANKEEIEIYKIALDFLDECGAKELSLCLKERALRYIDSLPNELDIGETVKVKPNGRFSRKTEIGQLPDEPRARESIVESFLWDRIADYLSSHTIEIKLPPETVEQMKKVDEGRGKNGGAGGGEKGGAPKMKGLMMLIQLKLAFLGAIALKFVALVAFKALLVAKVALAMASILSLKKLLEQKHHTSTYEIVASHPHHDEWGHYDRSFTKDQLAYRGYEGVSGGTN, encoded by the exons ATGGGCCGCAATATTCTCCTGCTAGCCCTGGCGGTTCTTGCATACCTCACTTCAGCCCTTGCAGGGGACGCTGGTGAGGCCAACAAGGAAGAAATAGAAATCTACAAGATTGCCCTCGATTTCCTCGATGAATGCGGAGCTAAAGAACTCTCACTTTGTCTCAAA GAACGAGCCTTAAGGTACATCGACTCCCTCCCAAATGAGCTAGATATTGGGGAAACAGTGAAAGTCAAGCCCAATGGACGGTTCTCGAGGAAGACTGAAATTGGACAGCTTCCAGACGAACCCAGAGCTCGCGAGAGCATCGTTGAATCATTCTTGTGGGATAGAATTGCTGATTACTTGAGCTCGCACACCATTGAGATCAAGCTCCCTCCTGAAACAGTAGAACAGATGAAAAAGGTGGATGAAG GTAGAGGCAAAAACGGTGGTGCTGGAGGAGGGGAAAAAGGAGGTGCCCCTAAGATGAAAGGGCTAATGATGCTAATCCAGCTGAAGCTGGCCTTCCTCGGGGCTATAGCCTTGAAATTCGTCGCACTGGTAGCTTTTAAAGCCCTCTTGGTAGCGAAGGTAGCCTTAGCCATGGCTTCGATACTGTCCTTGAAGAAATTGCTGGAACAAAAACACCACACTTCGACATATGAAATTGTAGCCTCCCATCCTCATCACGATGAATGGGGGCACTACGACCGGTCATTTACGAAGGACCAGCTGGCTTATAGGGGGTACGAAGGGGTTTCTGGGGGTACGAATTAA
- the Osi10a gene encoding uncharacterized protein Osi10a, translated as MKNLRNLIILLVSTLCGALVGNTGFEDTFKQCIVGHKPQNDFKKCFGFGAISRLQVLDSNPQFDIIDGLTMSRDMSQEYREGAYNFADQDPSDFRSIIDTFDHVFSKRAMRWDMGFIHPGLAMRISPSVHPHGVLEFTMDQGQDTLSLHRVKEISTARLMAKQFLVPLLLGFKFNVATLVPIIFGILVLMAKKILYISKIALVVSAAIALGSLLFKGGGYSEGGESYSQSYPTDHYVATQYHPTSFGHHYKVHSEEYQPPEELQFRNVENNIGADQLKLFANLPEAFARSTDDSKQTTGRNFAWSEDENVKKL; from the exons ATGAAAAATTTGAGGAACCTAATTATATTATTAGTGTCAACTTTGTGTGGGGCGCTAGTGGGAAACACTGGTTTCGAAGACACGTTCAAGCAATGCATAGTGGGCCATAAACCCCAAAATGACTTCAAAAAGTGCTTCGGATTTGGAGCAATCAGCCGTCTCCAAGTGTTGGACTCTAACCCTCAGTTTGACATCATAGATGGACTTACAATGTCCAGGGACATGAGCCAGGAATATAGAGAAGGAGCCTATAATTTTGCCGATCAGGATCCCTCAGATTTCAG GAGTATTATTGACACATTTGACCACGTGTTTTCCAAACGTGCCATGCGGTGGGACATGGGATTCATTCATCCAGGGTTGGCAATGAGAATTTCACCTTCTGTACATCCCCATGGTGTGCTCGAATTCACCATGGATCAGGGTCAAGATACTCTGAGTCTCCACAGAGTGAAAGAGATTAGTACAG CCAGGCTCATGGCCAAACAATTCCTGGTTCCTCTCCTGTTGGGCTTCAAATTCAACGTGGCCACCCTCGTTCCCATAATATTCGGCATCTTGGTTCTTATGGCGAAAAAAATCCTATACATCAGCAAAATAGCTTTGGTTGTGAGCGCTGCTATCGCACTTGGTTCTTTGCTCTTCAAAGGAGGTGGGTATAGCGAGGGTGGAGAGAGCTACTCTCAGTCATATCCAACTGACCATTACGTAGCCACCCAGTACCACCCTACAAGCTTCGGGCATCATTACAAAGT GCACAGTGAGGAGTATCAACCACCTGAAGAGCTGCAGTTCAGAAATGTAGAGAACAACATAGGAGCGGATCAGCTGAAGTTATTTGCTAATTTGCCGGAAGCGTTCGCGAGGTCCACGGATGATTCCAAGCAGACGACTGGAAGGAATTTTGCTTGGAGTGAAgacgaaaatgtgaaaaagctctag
- the LOC136343268 gene encoding uncharacterized protein, which yields MMRKSVHFLPVLLVALLSKSAVKSDTVSELHKIVLMIKECLSNDTFPVVCLKERALESLNRTLFIEEPIMVGFLRIEKNPEYKWNNYKSETLPNEIAQRSVILNEAIYQKLEQFFKSRTIKLNIDEAVEGRKSGSGGGGGGGGKGKGVMMMMGAAAACVGAGMMVGKMGMMAMTALMLSKISLLLSAIMILKKSKGGGGGGDEKEKQIKIVYATTGGGGGGGGGDWNGKGGGGGGGGWHRSIGHDPQIIAYKGQVPLDENGKVYEGY from the exons ATGATGCGTAAAAGTGTCCATTTCTTGCCGGTACTTCTAGTGGCTCTGCTCAGTAAGAGCGCCGTTAAGTCCGACACAGTTTCGGAACTGCACAAAATAGTTCTAATGATCAAGGAATGTCTTTCCAATGATACGTTTCCTGTAGTTTGCCTCAAAGAGCGCGCTTTGGAGTCGCTCAACCGAACTTTATTCATCGAAGAGCCCATCATGGTAGGTTTCCTAAGGATTGAGAAGAACCCAGAGTATAAATGGAACAATTACAAAAGTGAAACCTTGCCTAACGAAATTGCTCAACGTAGTGTCATACTCAATGAAGCGATATATCAGAAACTAGAGCAATTTTTTAAGTCTCGCACCATAAAACTTAATATTGATGAAGCTGTTGaag GGAGGAAGAGTGGTTCTGGCGGGGGAGGAGGGGGAGGTGGAAAGGGCAAAGgggtgatgatgatgatgggTGCTGCCGCAGCGTGCGTCGGGGCAGGTATGATGGTTGGAAAG ATGGGTATGATGGCAATGACAGCTCTAATGCTATCCAAAATCTCTCTACTTCTGTCGGCAATCATGATCCTGAAGAAATCTAAAGGCGGGGGCGGGGGTGGAGACGAGAAAGAAAAACAGATCAAGATCGTTTATGCCACCAccggtggtggtggtggtggtggtggtggagACTGGAATGGAAAGGGGGGAGGAGGTGGTGGTGGAGGTTGGCATAGAAGCATTGGCCACGATCCTCAAATAATCGCCTATAAAGGTCAAGTGCCGTTAGATGAAAACGGCAAAGTGTATGAAGGTTATTGA